Proteins found in one Mangifera indica cultivar Alphonso chromosome 15, CATAS_Mindica_2.1, whole genome shotgun sequence genomic segment:
- the LOC123197737 gene encoding probable LRR receptor-like serine/threonine-protein kinase At1g56140 isoform X1, with amino-acid sequence MNLSPSLSLLSVPSSFCQLSAILIVIVSRLHTFQFHTVFRCNITAFLVHIEFDSNSLMLMKPSASRATSISVIGLCIFCCFFGLVHVGEAQNNQTQAATDPNEVSALNAIFEKWGISANEQQWNISGEPCSGAAIDDSITIDDKTYDPFIKCVCSFNNNSVCRITALKVYALDVSGAIPDELWTLTSLTNLNLGQNFLTGPLSPSIANLTAMQYLSLGINALSGELPKELGLLTELILFGIGTNNFSGPLPSELGDWTKLEQLYIDSSGVSGEIPSSFANLQSLTTVWASDTELTGKIPDFIGTNWTKLNVLRLQGNSFTGPIPSSFATLTSLTELRMSDLSNGSSSSLAFIRNMKSLSTLELRNDNISDTIPSNIGEFQSLQNLDLSFNNLSGQIPSSLFNLSLLTYLFLGNNNLDGTLPAEKSTDLLNIDLSYNNLSGSFPSWINQENLQLNLVANNFKSSVLPYGLYCLQRTFPCDRDYPIYSSFAVKSGGPQITSSDDIVYERDNETLGPATYYMTDSNRWGVSNVGYFTGSNNPQYIIFSQSQFTNTLDSELFQTARISASSLRYYGLGLENGNYTVTLQFAEIANLDSSGWKSLGRRLFDIYVQGNRVEKDFNIKSLASGIPRRVFQREYKALVSENYLEIHFFWAGKGTCCVPSQGTYGPLISAISATPDFIPTVRAPTTEKNRTDMIVGIVVGVGVAFLLVLAVFFIVKRRKKPRNDDEELLGMDVKPYTFSYAELRNATDGFSPANKLGEGGFGPVFKGKLSDGRVIAVKQLSVASHQGKSQFAAEIATISAVQHRNLVKLYGCCYEGAQRILVYEYLENNSLDQALFGNSSLNVDWPTRYDICLGVAKGLAYLHEESRLRIIHRDVKASNILLDANLVPKISDFGLAKLYDDKKTHISTRVAGTIGYLAPEYAMRGHLTEKTDVFAFGVVTLEIVSGRPNSDSSLDEEMMYLLEWAWFLYENNRKLKLVDSKLSQYSEEEVRRLIGVALLCTQTLPSLRPSMSRVVAMLCGDIEVSPVSSKPGYLTDWKFDDGTIFFSENATKTSVSTSRDTCLTSLRAKASPGNEAKGLLQDIIGEGREKQISSA; translated from the exons atgaacttgtcaccatctctctctctcttgtcaGTTCCGTCATCTTTCTGTCAACTCTCGGCCATCCTCATCGTGATAGTGTCAAGGCTTCATACATTTCAATTCCATACAGTTTTCAGGTGTAATATTACAGCTTTTTTAGTTCATATagaatttgattcgaattcgcTCATGTTGATGAAGCCATCAGCCTCAAGAGCAACTTCGATTTCTGTTATTGGTTTGTGTATATTTTGTTGCTTCTTCGGCCTTGTTCATGTGGGTGAAGCTCAGAATAACCAAACTCAAGCTGCTACAGATCCTAATGAAG TGAGCGCATTGAAtgcaatatttgaaaaatgggGAATATCTGCAAATGAACAGCAATGGAATATAAGTGGAGAGCCGTGCAGCGGAGCCGCCATCGACGATTCCATCACCATCGATGACAAGACTTACGACCCTTTTATCAAATGTGTTTGTTCTTTCAACAACAACTCTGTCTGCCGCATTACCGCATT GAAAGTTTACGCACTGGACGTTTCTGGTGCGATCCCAGATGAGCTATGGACTTTGACATCCCTCACCAATCT GAACTTGGGTCAGAATTTCTTGACAGGTCCATTGTCTCCATCAATTGCTAATCTAACTGCCATGCAATACCT TAGCCTGGGCATTAATGCATTATCAGGGGAGCTTCCGAAAGAACTTGGATTGCTTACTGAACTAATCTTATT TGGAATTGGAACAAACAATTTCTCCGGTCCTCTGCCATCCGAGCTTGGTGATTGGACGAAATTAGAGCAACT ATATATTGACAGTTCTGGAGTGAGTGGTGAGATTCCTTCAAGCTTTGCTAATTTACAAAGCCTGACTACAGT GTGGGCTTCAGACACTGAACTTACAGGAAAGATCCCTGACTTCATAGGAACTAATTGGACAAAGCTTAATGTCTT GAGGCTACAAGGAAACTCTTTTACTGGGCCAATACCATCATCCTTTGCCACTCTGACTTCACTGACAGAGTT GAGAATGAGCGATTTGTCAAATGGGAGCTCGTCGTCCTTGGCATTCATAAGGAATATGAAATCTTTAAGTACCTT AGAGCTAAGGAATGACAACATTTCTGATACAATTCCATCCAATATTGGCGAATTCCAGAGTCTGCAGAATTT GGATCTGAGTTTCAATAATTTAAGTGGACAAATTCCAAGCTCGcttttcaatttgagtttgctGACTTACCT GTTTCTTGGAAACAATAATTTAGATGGTACTCTGCCTGCAGAAAAAAGCACTGATCTTCTAAACAT AGAcctatcatataataatttatcaggCAGCTTTCCTTCTTGGATCAACCAAGAAAATTTACAACT TAACCTAGTTGCCAACAACTTCAAGAGCAG TGTTTTGCCGTATGGCCTATATTGTCTCCAACGCACTTTTCCTTGCGATCGAGATTATCCAATTT ATTCTAGCTTTGCAGTGAAGAGTGGCGGTCCACAAATTACATCTTCTGATGATATTGTGTATGAGAGGGATAATGAGACTCTTGGCCCAGCTACGTATTATATGACTGACTCAAACAGATGGGGAGTTAGTAATGTTGGATATTTTACTGGGAGCAATAATCCACAATATATAATCTTTTCTCAGTCTCAATTCACAAATACTCTAGATTCAGAGCTTTTCCAGACAGCTCGGATCTCAGCTTCATCTCTGAGATACTATGGTTTAGGCCTTGAAAATGGGAACTACACTGTCACCCTCCAGTTTGCAGAAATAGCTAATTTAGATTCTTCAGGATGGAAAAGTCTTGGAAGGCGGCTTTTTGACATTTATGTTCAG GGAAATCGTGTAGAAAAGGACTTCAACATAAAGAGCTTAGCGAGTGGGATCCCAAGGAGAGTTTTTCAGAGAGAATATAAGGCCCTGGTATCGGAAAACTACTTGGAAATCCATTTTTTTTGGGCTGGGAAAGGGACTTGCTGTGTTCCTAGCCAAGGTACATATGGACCTTTAATTTCAGCCATCAGCGCCACCCCag ATTTTATACCTACTGTAAGAGCTCCAACCACTGAGAAGAACAGAACAGATATGATTGTGGGGATTGTGGTTGGCGTTGGGGTTGCATTTCTGTTAGTTCTTGCAGTTTTCTTCATtgtcaaaagaagaaaaaagccGCGGAATGATGATGAAG AGCTTCTGGGGATGGACGTGAAACCATACACTTTCAGTTATGCTGAACTAAGGAATGCTACTGATGGCTTCAGTCCTGCAAATAAACTTGGAGAGGGAGGATTTGGACCAGTTTTTAAG GGAAAACTAAGTGATGGAAGAGTAATTGCTGTGAAGCAATTATCTGTAGCATCCCACCAAGGGAAGAGCCAGTTTGCTGCAGAAATTGCTACTATATCTGCTGTGCAGCACCGGAACCTTGTCAAACTTTATGGATGCTGCTACGAGGGAGCACAACGCATCCTTGTTTATGAATATCTAGAAAACAATAGCCTTGATCAAGCATTATTTG GAAATAGCAGCTTAAATGTTGACTGGCCAACACGTTATGATATTTGTTTGGGAGTAGCAAAAGGTCTAGCTTATCTTCATGAGGAGTCGAGGCTTCGGATCATTCACAGAGATGTGAAGGCTAGTAACATTTTGCTTGATGCTAATCTCGTCCCCAAAATATCAGATTTTGGCTTGGCCAAGCTCTATGATGACAAGAAGACGCACATAAGCACCCGTGTTGCAGGAACAAT AGGATATCTTGCACCGGAATATGCCATGCGAGGACATCTAACAGAGAAGACTGATGTATTTGCCTTCGGAGTTGTGACTCTAGAGATTGTTAGTGGAAGGCCAAACTCAGATTCAAGCTTGGACGAAGAGATGATGTATCTTCTTGAATGG GCTTGGTTCTTGTATGAGAACAACCGCAAACTCAAATTGGTAGACTCCAAATTATCACAATACAGCGAGGAAGAAGTGAGACGTCTGATAGGAGTAGCTCTTCTGTGTACTCAGACACTGCCCTCGCTCAGGCCATCGATGTCTAGGGTGGTCGCAATGCTGTGTGGAGACATCGAAGTGAGCCCAGTAAGTTCAAAGCCAGGCTACTTGACTGACTGGAAATTTGATGATGGAACCATATTTTTCAGTGAAAATGCAACCAAAACAAGTGTTTCTACAAGTCGTGACACTTGTTTGACAAGCTTAAGGGCTAAAGCTTCTCCAGGGAATGAAGCTAAAGGCCTTCTCCAGGACATTATTGGAGAGGGCAGAGAGAAACAAATTTCTTCTGCTTGA
- the LOC123197737 gene encoding probable LRR receptor-like serine/threonine-protein kinase At1g56140 isoform X2, whose protein sequence is MNLSPSLSLLSVPSSFCQLSAILIVIVSRLHTFQFHTVFRCNITAFLVHIEFDSNSLMLMKPSASRATSISVIGLCIFCCFFGLVHVGEAQNNQTQAATDPNEVSALNAIFEKWGISANEQQWNISGEPCSGAAIDDSITIDDKTYDPFIKCVCSFNNNSVCRITALKVYALDVSGAIPDELWTLTSLTNLNLGQNFLTGPLSPSIANLTAMQYLSLGINALSGELPKELGLLTELILFGIGTNNFSGPLPSELGDWTKLEQLYIDSSGVSGEIPSSFANLQSLTTVWASDTELTGKIPDFIGTNWTKLNVLRLQGNSFTGPIPSSFATLTSLTELRMSDLSNGSSSSLAFIRNMKSLSTLDLSFNNLSGQIPSSLFNLSLLTYLFLGNNNLDGTLPAEKSTDLLNIDLSYNNLSGSFPSWINQENLQLNLVANNFKSSVLPYGLYCLQRTFPCDRDYPIYSSFAVKSGGPQITSSDDIVYERDNETLGPATYYMTDSNRWGVSNVGYFTGSNNPQYIIFSQSQFTNTLDSELFQTARISASSLRYYGLGLENGNYTVTLQFAEIANLDSSGWKSLGRRLFDIYVQGNRVEKDFNIKSLASGIPRRVFQREYKALVSENYLEIHFFWAGKGTCCVPSQGTYGPLISAISATPDFIPTVRAPTTEKNRTDMIVGIVVGVGVAFLLVLAVFFIVKRRKKPRNDDEELLGMDVKPYTFSYAELRNATDGFSPANKLGEGGFGPVFKGKLSDGRVIAVKQLSVASHQGKSQFAAEIATISAVQHRNLVKLYGCCYEGAQRILVYEYLENNSLDQALFGNSSLNVDWPTRYDICLGVAKGLAYLHEESRLRIIHRDVKASNILLDANLVPKISDFGLAKLYDDKKTHISTRVAGTIGYLAPEYAMRGHLTEKTDVFAFGVVTLEIVSGRPNSDSSLDEEMMYLLEWAWFLYENNRKLKLVDSKLSQYSEEEVRRLIGVALLCTQTLPSLRPSMSRVVAMLCGDIEVSPVSSKPGYLTDWKFDDGTIFFSENATKTSVSTSRDTCLTSLRAKASPGNEAKGLLQDIIGEGREKQISSA, encoded by the exons atgaacttgtcaccatctctctctctcttgtcaGTTCCGTCATCTTTCTGTCAACTCTCGGCCATCCTCATCGTGATAGTGTCAAGGCTTCATACATTTCAATTCCATACAGTTTTCAGGTGTAATATTACAGCTTTTTTAGTTCATATagaatttgattcgaattcgcTCATGTTGATGAAGCCATCAGCCTCAAGAGCAACTTCGATTTCTGTTATTGGTTTGTGTATATTTTGTTGCTTCTTCGGCCTTGTTCATGTGGGTGAAGCTCAGAATAACCAAACTCAAGCTGCTACAGATCCTAATGAAG TGAGCGCATTGAAtgcaatatttgaaaaatgggGAATATCTGCAAATGAACAGCAATGGAATATAAGTGGAGAGCCGTGCAGCGGAGCCGCCATCGACGATTCCATCACCATCGATGACAAGACTTACGACCCTTTTATCAAATGTGTTTGTTCTTTCAACAACAACTCTGTCTGCCGCATTACCGCATT GAAAGTTTACGCACTGGACGTTTCTGGTGCGATCCCAGATGAGCTATGGACTTTGACATCCCTCACCAATCT GAACTTGGGTCAGAATTTCTTGACAGGTCCATTGTCTCCATCAATTGCTAATCTAACTGCCATGCAATACCT TAGCCTGGGCATTAATGCATTATCAGGGGAGCTTCCGAAAGAACTTGGATTGCTTACTGAACTAATCTTATT TGGAATTGGAACAAACAATTTCTCCGGTCCTCTGCCATCCGAGCTTGGTGATTGGACGAAATTAGAGCAACT ATATATTGACAGTTCTGGAGTGAGTGGTGAGATTCCTTCAAGCTTTGCTAATTTACAAAGCCTGACTACAGT GTGGGCTTCAGACACTGAACTTACAGGAAAGATCCCTGACTTCATAGGAACTAATTGGACAAAGCTTAATGTCTT GAGGCTACAAGGAAACTCTTTTACTGGGCCAATACCATCATCCTTTGCCACTCTGACTTCACTGACAGAGTT GAGAATGAGCGATTTGTCAAATGGGAGCTCGTCGTCCTTGGCATTCATAAGGAATATGAAATCTTTAAGTACCTT GGATCTGAGTTTCAATAATTTAAGTGGACAAATTCCAAGCTCGcttttcaatttgagtttgctGACTTACCT GTTTCTTGGAAACAATAATTTAGATGGTACTCTGCCTGCAGAAAAAAGCACTGATCTTCTAAACAT AGAcctatcatataataatttatcaggCAGCTTTCCTTCTTGGATCAACCAAGAAAATTTACAACT TAACCTAGTTGCCAACAACTTCAAGAGCAG TGTTTTGCCGTATGGCCTATATTGTCTCCAACGCACTTTTCCTTGCGATCGAGATTATCCAATTT ATTCTAGCTTTGCAGTGAAGAGTGGCGGTCCACAAATTACATCTTCTGATGATATTGTGTATGAGAGGGATAATGAGACTCTTGGCCCAGCTACGTATTATATGACTGACTCAAACAGATGGGGAGTTAGTAATGTTGGATATTTTACTGGGAGCAATAATCCACAATATATAATCTTTTCTCAGTCTCAATTCACAAATACTCTAGATTCAGAGCTTTTCCAGACAGCTCGGATCTCAGCTTCATCTCTGAGATACTATGGTTTAGGCCTTGAAAATGGGAACTACACTGTCACCCTCCAGTTTGCAGAAATAGCTAATTTAGATTCTTCAGGATGGAAAAGTCTTGGAAGGCGGCTTTTTGACATTTATGTTCAG GGAAATCGTGTAGAAAAGGACTTCAACATAAAGAGCTTAGCGAGTGGGATCCCAAGGAGAGTTTTTCAGAGAGAATATAAGGCCCTGGTATCGGAAAACTACTTGGAAATCCATTTTTTTTGGGCTGGGAAAGGGACTTGCTGTGTTCCTAGCCAAGGTACATATGGACCTTTAATTTCAGCCATCAGCGCCACCCCag ATTTTATACCTACTGTAAGAGCTCCAACCACTGAGAAGAACAGAACAGATATGATTGTGGGGATTGTGGTTGGCGTTGGGGTTGCATTTCTGTTAGTTCTTGCAGTTTTCTTCATtgtcaaaagaagaaaaaagccGCGGAATGATGATGAAG AGCTTCTGGGGATGGACGTGAAACCATACACTTTCAGTTATGCTGAACTAAGGAATGCTACTGATGGCTTCAGTCCTGCAAATAAACTTGGAGAGGGAGGATTTGGACCAGTTTTTAAG GGAAAACTAAGTGATGGAAGAGTAATTGCTGTGAAGCAATTATCTGTAGCATCCCACCAAGGGAAGAGCCAGTTTGCTGCAGAAATTGCTACTATATCTGCTGTGCAGCACCGGAACCTTGTCAAACTTTATGGATGCTGCTACGAGGGAGCACAACGCATCCTTGTTTATGAATATCTAGAAAACAATAGCCTTGATCAAGCATTATTTG GAAATAGCAGCTTAAATGTTGACTGGCCAACACGTTATGATATTTGTTTGGGAGTAGCAAAAGGTCTAGCTTATCTTCATGAGGAGTCGAGGCTTCGGATCATTCACAGAGATGTGAAGGCTAGTAACATTTTGCTTGATGCTAATCTCGTCCCCAAAATATCAGATTTTGGCTTGGCCAAGCTCTATGATGACAAGAAGACGCACATAAGCACCCGTGTTGCAGGAACAAT AGGATATCTTGCACCGGAATATGCCATGCGAGGACATCTAACAGAGAAGACTGATGTATTTGCCTTCGGAGTTGTGACTCTAGAGATTGTTAGTGGAAGGCCAAACTCAGATTCAAGCTTGGACGAAGAGATGATGTATCTTCTTGAATGG GCTTGGTTCTTGTATGAGAACAACCGCAAACTCAAATTGGTAGACTCCAAATTATCACAATACAGCGAGGAAGAAGTGAGACGTCTGATAGGAGTAGCTCTTCTGTGTACTCAGACACTGCCCTCGCTCAGGCCATCGATGTCTAGGGTGGTCGCAATGCTGTGTGGAGACATCGAAGTGAGCCCAGTAAGTTCAAAGCCAGGCTACTTGACTGACTGGAAATTTGATGATGGAACCATATTTTTCAGTGAAAATGCAACCAAAACAAGTGTTTCTACAAGTCGTGACACTTGTTTGACAAGCTTAAGGGCTAAAGCTTCTCCAGGGAATGAAGCTAAAGGCCTTCTCCAGGACATTATTGGAGAGGGCAGAGAGAAACAAATTTCTTCTGCTTGA